A single window of Pontibacillus chungwhensis DNA harbors:
- a CDS encoding glutamate synthase-related protein encodes MLAKSRRVNWNPNEFRDYHKHEHDACGIVACVQKENKPTKENINTVINALVTMNHRAGFTKQEGDGVGIHMDIPKALWEEKLASKQQDQSLAHHAQFTVGHLFINKQAQTTTIKTNIQNILDQHGFQLLYQDEQSTRTEALGPLAQKQEPIFWQIALLPNENTIDLERALFEVSLAIEEDENVHVASLSSYHVVYKVMGAGDQLPQYYADLDHPKIASAMTLGHNRYSTNTLTSFFRVQPFSMLGHNGEINTIAKLRDEAEMINVPLTGNGSDSQDLNRTIETFVKREGYGLFEALDLMFPPIINELKRYPTHIQDMYAYMREAWGHFAQGPAGIISRHKNEAAFSLDSLGLRPLWQLETLDAYLFCSEPGIRANSEYVSDPKPLSPGEKVGVKYDEEGTLHVYDHFDYQEEVYRRMGARFDFEGFHSRLQLGNTESVKPHPTVTNVHNGWYAAYGWDREHIQLLEQMAEKGAEPIRSLGHDVPLASLHQGRKNIADYFKESVAVVTNPAIDRDREAEHFSTRTILGRRPSVTTKETAPFNLELLSPLLVEGVHAQTISEKEQQPSFEQILHRFESAGLSKTLSITARENENIQDALTRLSEEAELLVDEGAELIVLNDGDTHQEDHLWLDPHLVVSAIDKRLVEEHKRRNTSLILRSASIRSLHDLITAFGLGADAVNPYLLFATVAEEELTPTLNLYYAMNKGLEKVISTIGIHELRGYARLFSAIGLHNDFSDLLRIVNFFGGEGLSYDWNALKEDAIQRREDFQNEKARPGKSFHAWPRLWKSIGDVAKGNPIDDLRDKIDGLEEKNPLSIRHLVKPKPSDNNEDATKVDLGVGTHDLPFMISSMSFGSQNETAFRAYAEAADQLNMISFNGEGGEIKDMLGKYPNTRGQQIASGRFGVNAELLNSSNLLEIKIGQGAKPGEGGHLPGSKVTAKIAEARNATVGSDLISPSNNHDIYSIEDLAQMISELKTANDQAKVTVKVPIVPNIGTIAVGVAKAGADFITLSGFDGGTGAARIHALQHVGLPVEIGVKAAHNALLEAGLRHSVEIWADGGLRSPLDVMKVMLLGANRVGFGTLSMIAVGCTACRGCHLDTCHVGIATQIETEAQAKEHGLRRFVPREYQPSVTGLMNLFTTFGEELKRLTAELGFSKTQDLVGRSDLLEQYRGEEWMDLTPLLEKLEVEEIQAYQKKHERMEERLLMAVGAEYLDGNQEQLLDSREFENVTSEQRNLSSRVSCHRVRDRLDGSYRDLDPIRLHYKEGSIVGNGFGAYLTDGMDTSVIGGGQDGVGKAAFGGTLAILKSPGAHGGYINGAVGKGFGYGAQKGRLIVQGTADSRAGIRLSGADIIIGQQLQAPLPTEHDGNFGCYSSIKGFAFEYMTNGRGLVLGDPGPWMCAGMTGGAVYLRHQPEMGLTKEALHKRIAKGAKVEIEPLNPAGKADVEEMLTGYIDVLKQHGQEQEAESLELLLGNLEDHFLQVVPEKIQADPSVSTE; translated from the coding sequence ATCTTGGCCAAATCGAGACGCGTAAACTGGAACCCTAATGAATTTCGGGATTATCACAAACATGAGCATGATGCATGCGGAATTGTGGCTTGTGTTCAGAAAGAAAACAAGCCCACAAAAGAAAACATCAATACCGTCATCAATGCACTCGTGACAATGAACCACCGTGCAGGTTTCACGAAACAAGAAGGCGACGGCGTAGGGATCCATATGGATATCCCCAAAGCCCTTTGGGAGGAAAAGCTAGCTTCAAAGCAACAAGACCAATCACTTGCCCACCACGCTCAGTTTACTGTAGGACACCTTTTCATCAATAAACAAGCCCAAACCACCACAATTAAAACCAATATCCAAAACATCTTAGACCAACATGGTTTTCAATTACTTTATCAGGACGAACAATCTACTCGCACAGAAGCCCTTGGCCCTCTTGCGCAGAAACAAGAGCCGATATTCTGGCAGATTGCCCTTTTACCGAACGAAAACACAATCGATTTAGAGCGTGCTTTATTTGAGGTTTCTCTTGCAATTGAAGAAGATGAGAACGTTCATGTAGCCTCTTTATCTTCCTACCACGTTGTCTATAAAGTTATGGGAGCCGGTGATCAGCTTCCTCAATATTACGCTGATCTGGATCACCCTAAGATTGCTTCAGCCATGACTTTAGGACACAACCGTTACTCTACGAATACCCTAACAAGCTTTTTTCGCGTGCAGCCATTTAGCATGCTAGGTCACAACGGCGAGATTAACACGATTGCCAAACTGCGTGATGAAGCTGAAATGATTAACGTGCCTTTAACCGGTAACGGAAGTGACTCTCAAGACCTTAACCGTACGATCGAAACGTTTGTCAAAAGAGAAGGATACGGCTTATTTGAAGCTCTAGATTTAATGTTCCCACCGATCATAAACGAATTAAAACGTTACCCGACTCACATTCAGGATATGTATGCCTACATGAGGGAAGCTTGGGGTCACTTCGCACAGGGACCAGCCGGTATTATTTCCCGTCACAAAAATGAAGCCGCATTCAGCCTGGACTCTCTTGGCTTACGTCCGTTATGGCAACTCGAAACACTTGATGCCTACTTGTTCTGTTCAGAACCAGGCATTCGCGCAAACAGTGAGTACGTCAGTGATCCAAAACCTCTATCTCCTGGGGAAAAAGTAGGCGTGAAATACGATGAGGAAGGTACGTTACACGTTTATGATCATTTTGATTATCAAGAAGAAGTGTACCGTCGCATGGGAGCCCGCTTTGACTTTGAAGGGTTCCACTCACGCCTCCAACTTGGAAACACAGAAAGCGTAAAGCCTCATCCAACTGTAACGAATGTACACAATGGATGGTATGCAGCGTATGGCTGGGATCGCGAACACATTCAGCTTCTTGAGCAAATGGCTGAAAAAGGCGCTGAACCGATCCGCTCCCTTGGACACGATGTCCCTCTGGCTTCTTTGCACCAGGGGCGCAAAAACATTGCGGATTACTTTAAAGAAAGTGTCGCCGTCGTCACAAACCCTGCTATTGACCGCGACCGAGAAGCCGAGCACTTCTCCACCCGAACCATTTTAGGACGACGTCCAAGTGTGACAACGAAAGAAACCGCGCCATTTAACCTGGAGCTTTTATCCCCTCTGCTTGTCGAAGGGGTACACGCTCAAACGATTTCAGAAAAAGAACAGCAACCATCTTTTGAACAAATTCTTCACCGTTTTGAAAGCGCCGGTCTATCTAAGACCCTTTCCATTACCGCTCGTGAGAATGAAAATATTCAAGATGCACTGACTCGTTTATCAGAAGAAGCCGAGTTGCTCGTAGACGAAGGCGCCGAGCTCATCGTTTTAAATGATGGAGACACCCATCAAGAAGATCACTTATGGTTAGATCCTCATCTTGTCGTGTCTGCAATCGATAAGCGACTTGTCGAAGAACATAAACGAAGAAATACATCCTTAATTCTTCGCTCAGCATCGATCCGGTCCTTACATGATTTGATTACAGCATTTGGCCTTGGAGCAGACGCGGTCAATCCTTACCTGCTGTTTGCAACGGTTGCAGAAGAAGAATTAACACCAACTCTTAACCTCTATTACGCAATGAATAAAGGGCTCGAGAAAGTCATCTCTACTATTGGAATTCACGAGTTAAGAGGATATGCGCGCCTCTTCTCAGCCATTGGGCTCCATAATGATTTCTCTGACCTATTACGAATTGTCAACTTCTTTGGCGGCGAAGGGTTATCTTATGACTGGAACGCCCTGAAAGAAGATGCTATCCAACGACGCGAAGATTTCCAAAACGAAAAAGCTCGTCCAGGTAAGAGCTTCCACGCCTGGCCTCGCCTTTGGAAATCAATCGGAGATGTCGCTAAAGGAAATCCAATTGATGACTTACGAGATAAAATTGACGGACTAGAAGAAAAGAATCCACTCAGCATCCGTCATCTTGTTAAACCAAAACCAAGCGATAATAATGAAGACGCAACGAAGGTAGACCTCGGAGTCGGAACCCATGACTTACCGTTTATGATCTCTTCCATGTCATTTGGTTCACAGAATGAAACAGCTTTCCGCGCCTATGCTGAAGCCGCTGACCAACTGAACATGATTTCGTTTAATGGTGAAGGCGGAGAAATTAAGGATATGCTCGGAAAGTATCCGAATACCAGAGGTCAACAAATCGCTTCCGGACGTTTTGGAGTGAATGCGGAATTACTCAATTCCTCGAACCTGCTAGAGATTAAAATTGGTCAAGGAGCAAAACCTGGTGAAGGCGGTCACCTTCCAGGTTCAAAAGTAACAGCAAAGATCGCAGAAGCTCGTAACGCAACGGTCGGATCTGATTTGATTTCACCATCAAACAATCACGATATCTACTCCATTGAAGACTTGGCCCAAATGATTTCAGAGCTAAAAACTGCCAATGACCAAGCTAAAGTGACCGTTAAAGTGCCGATCGTGCCGAATATTGGAACGATTGCTGTCGGCGTCGCTAAAGCTGGGGCTGATTTCATAACCCTTAGTGGTTTCGATGGCGGTACAGGTGCAGCCCGAATTCATGCTCTTCAACATGTTGGGCTTCCTGTTGAAATTGGCGTCAAGGCTGCTCATAACGCCCTGCTTGAAGCCGGTCTTCGTCACTCCGTTGAAATTTGGGCAGACGGGGGTCTTCGCAGCCCGCTGGATGTTATGAAAGTCATGCTTCTTGGAGCGAATCGGGTTGGATTTGGTACGTTATCTATGATTGCTGTGGGTTGTACTGCTTGCCGTGGCTGTCACCTTGATACGTGCCACGTTGGAATTGCCACTCAAATTGAAACAGAAGCTCAAGCCAAAGAGCACGGTCTCCGTCGATTTGTTCCTAGAGAATATCAGCCATCTGTTACAGGTCTTATGAATCTCTTTACCACATTTGGCGAAGAGTTAAAACGTTTAACCGCTGAGCTTGGATTCTCGAAAACGCAAGACCTTGTCGGACGCTCTGATTTATTAGAACAATATCGTGGTGAAGAGTGGATGGACTTAACCCCACTACTTGAAAAACTTGAAGTTGAAGAAATTCAAGCCTATCAGAAGAAACACGAACGTATGGAAGAACGTCTGTTAATGGCCGTGGGAGCAGAATATTTAGATGGCAATCAAGAGCAACTGCTTGACTCAAGAGAATTTGAAAATGTTACAAGTGAACAACGGAATCTGAGCAGTCGTGTATCTTGTCACCGCGTGCGCGATCGCCTCGATGGCTCCTATCGCGATCTTGACCCAATTCGCCTACATTACAAAGAAGGGTCAATCGTCGGAAATGGGTTCGGAGCTTATCTTACAGATGGTATGGACACTTCTGTTATCGGAGGCGGCCAGGATGGTGTCGGCAAGGCTGCTTTCGGTGGTACGTTGGCCATCTTGAAATCTCCTGGAGCCCATGGCGGTTACATTAACGGAGCTGTTGGAAAAGGGTTTGGATACGGTGCCCAAAAAGGACGACTGATCGTACAAGGTACAGCTGACTCCAGAGCAGGTATTCGTCTCTCTGGTGCTGACATTATTATTGGTCAACAGCTACAAGCCCCTCTTCCAACTGAACATGACGGCAACTTTGGTTGTTATTCAAGTATTAAAGGCTTCGCTTTTGAATACATGACGAATGGACGCGGATTAGTCCTTGGGGATCCAGGACCGTGGATGTGCGCCGGAATGACCGGAGGAGCAGTTTACCTTCGTCACCAGCCTGAAATGGGATTAACGAAAGAAGCACTTCATAAACGAATTGCCAAAGGAGCTAAAGTGGAGATTGAACCACTGAATCCAGCAGGTAAAGCGGATGTGGAAGAGATGCTAACAGGGTACATTGATGTTCTGAAACAGCACGGTCAGGAACAGGAAGCTGAGTCACTCGAACTCCTTCTTGGAAACCTCGAGGACCACTTCCTACAAGTCGTTCCTGAAAAGATTCAAGCCGATCCTTCTGTATCAACCGAATAA
- a CDS encoding glutamate-1-semialdehyde 2,1-aminomutase has protein sequence MNITRSIELYKEAEDHIVGGVNSPSRAYKGVGGGTPVFMDTAKGAYFWDVDGNKYIDYLAAYGPIITGHAHPHIAEAISKAAYNGVLYGTPTKLENKFAKMIKDAIPSIEKVRFVNSGTEAVMTTIRVARAYTNRTKIIKFAGCYHGHSDLVLVAAGSGPATLGTPDSAGIPTSIAQEVITVPFNDIEMYKDALEKYGDDVAGVLVEPIVGNFGIVEPKPGFLQEVNDLAHESGALVIYDEVITAFRFHYGSAQDIVGVEPDMTAMGKIIGGGLPIGAYGGRVDIMEQIAPLGPAYQAGTMAGNPASISSGIACLEVLQQDGVYEKMDELGAMLEEGILHHAETYKLPVKINRLKGALTVYFTDEKVENYDQAEATDGEMFAKFFHLMLEEGINLAPSKFEAWFLTTEHTKEDIKETLRAVESSFKALASE, from the coding sequence GTGAATATTACTAGATCAATTGAGTTATATAAAGAAGCTGAAGACCATATCGTCGGAGGGGTGAACTCGCCTTCTCGTGCCTACAAGGGAGTTGGTGGCGGAACACCAGTCTTTATGGATACAGCAAAAGGAGCGTACTTCTGGGACGTTGACGGAAATAAATACATTGACTACTTAGCAGCTTACGGGCCGATCATTACAGGACATGCCCACCCACATATTGCAGAAGCGATCTCAAAAGCAGCTTACAACGGTGTCTTATACGGAACACCTACGAAGCTTGAGAACAAGTTCGCTAAAATGATTAAAGATGCGATTCCTTCCATTGAAAAGGTCCGCTTTGTGAACTCTGGTACAGAAGCCGTTATGACTACGATCCGTGTCGCTCGTGCTTATACGAACCGAACGAAGATTATTAAATTCGCCGGATGTTATCATGGCCATTCCGACCTTGTACTCGTTGCTGCCGGGTCTGGCCCTGCAACTCTTGGTACACCTGACTCCGCTGGTATTCCTACTTCTATCGCCCAAGAAGTCATTACCGTTCCATTTAATGATATCGAGATGTACAAAGATGCCCTCGAGAAATACGGAGATGATGTTGCAGGAGTTCTTGTTGAGCCAATTGTCGGGAACTTCGGTATTGTTGAACCAAAACCAGGCTTCCTTCAAGAAGTTAACGACCTCGCTCATGAATCAGGCGCCCTGGTCATTTACGACGAAGTCATTACAGCCTTCCGCTTCCATTACGGTAGCGCGCAGGATATCGTGGGCGTTGAGCCTGATATGACAGCTATGGGTAAAATTATTGGCGGTGGCTTACCAATCGGGGCTTACGGAGGCCGTGTTGATATTATGGAACAAATTGCACCACTCGGACCCGCTTATCAAGCCGGGACGATGGCTGGTAACCCTGCTTCCATCTCTTCAGGAATCGCATGTCTTGAGGTATTACAACAAGACGGAGTCTATGAAAAGATGGACGAACTCGGTGCTATGTTAGAAGAAGGCATCTTACATCACGCAGAGACATATAAACTCCCTGTTAAGATCAATCGTCTAAAAGGAGCCTTAACCGTCTACTTTACAGATGAAAAAGTTGAAAACTACGATCAGGCGGAAGCTACAGACGGCGAGATGTTCGCTAAATTCTTCCACCTTATGTTAGAAGAAGGAATCAACCTGGCTCCATCTAAATTTGAAGCATGGTTCCTAACAACTGAACATACAAAAGAAGACATCAAGGAAACGCTACGTGCCGTCGAATCTTCTTTCAAAGCATTAGCGAGCGAATAA
- a CDS encoding potassium channel family protein yields the protein MGWVMLIFVVVSVCGSVAGFFHGDREVRQLFSFHHFYTLIAVYGIVMLGFGLIYFILASEGLVILQDELLLEDSLLDRLAHSVYFSGVTLMTVGYGDITPVGLGRVVALIEAMIGYVLPAAFFVQYMHHHHQDEPPDKL from the coding sequence ATGGGTTGGGTGATGTTAATTTTTGTTGTGGTATCGGTATGTGGGAGTGTGGCTGGTTTCTTCCATGGTGATCGTGAGGTGCGACAGTTGTTTTCCTTTCATCATTTCTATACGCTTATTGCAGTCTATGGAATTGTCATGCTTGGTTTTGGATTGATTTATTTCATATTAGCCTCTGAGGGGCTTGTTATCTTGCAAGATGAGCTTCTGCTAGAAGATTCTCTTTTAGATCGATTGGCGCACTCAGTCTATTTCAGCGGGGTAACGCTTATGACAGTGGGCTATGGAGATATTACACCTGTTGGATTAGGGAGAGTTGTCGCATTAATAGAGGCAATGATTGGGTATGTACTACCCGCGGCCTTTTTTGTTCAATATATGCATCATCATCACCAGGATGAGCCGCCTGATAAGTTGTAA
- the bcp gene encoding thioredoxin-dependent thiol peroxidase: MTIEIGKPAPDFELPANNGEKVKLSDYKGKNVILYFYPKDMTPGCTTEACDFRDHHESFKDLDAVILGVSPDPVDRHQKFIDKHELPFLLLADEEHAVAEEYDVWKLKKNFGKEYMGIERSTFVIDKDGNLVNEWRKVRVKGHVEEALQYIRENLS; encoded by the coding sequence ATGACTATAGAAATAGGTAAGCCAGCACCAGATTTTGAACTTCCCGCTAATAATGGAGAGAAAGTGAAGCTTTCAGATTATAAGGGGAAAAATGTTATCTTGTATTTTTATCCGAAAGATATGACCCCAGGTTGTACGACAGAAGCGTGTGATTTCCGTGACCATCATGAAAGCTTCAAGGATTTGGATGCAGTGATTCTTGGTGTGAGTCCGGATCCGGTTGATCGTCATCAGAAGTTTATCGATAAGCATGAACTTCCTTTTCTTTTATTAGCTGATGAGGAGCACGCTGTAGCTGAAGAATATGACGTGTGGAAGTTAAAGAAGAATTTCGGTAAGGAGTATATGGGGATTGAGCGCTCAACATTTGTCATTGATAAAGATGGGAATCTTGTGAACGAATGGCGAAAAGTACGGGTAAAAGGCCATGTTGAGGAAGCGCTTCAATATATAAGAGAAAACTTAAGCTAG
- a CDS encoding D-2-hydroxyacid dehydrogenase — protein sequence MFILSSCKIRRDLRERLVEAYPALTFQFTESMEEAASYLPEADVLLTYGEDLTDERIEEASKLKWIMVLSAGLDKMPFKKIEEKGILVTNSKGIHKVPMAEYAIAMLLQTARKTRLLLENEKAHEWDRGVKPVEITGKTMLVVGTGAIGQEVARLAQAFRMYTIGVSNSGAAKQYFDNVYTKDDFEAQLPEADFVISVLPSTPETKDFFKRKHFEMMKPEAVFLNMGRGDAVNNDVLLDVMEERIIYHAILDVFETEPLPGAHPFWEMGNVTVTPHSSGMSPHYQPRAMSIFEENLHTFRSGGEDLINLIDPRKGY from the coding sequence TTGTTTATTTTATCGTCATGCAAGATCAGAAGAGATTTAAGAGAGCGTTTAGTGGAGGCTTATCCGGCTCTAACGTTTCAGTTCACTGAATCGATGGAAGAGGCTGCTTCTTATTTGCCGGAAGCGGACGTCCTTCTTACATACGGGGAAGATCTGACAGATGAACGTATAGAAGAGGCGAGTAAGCTTAAATGGATTATGGTGTTATCCGCAGGGTTAGATAAAATGCCGTTTAAGAAAATAGAGGAGAAGGGAATTTTAGTTACAAATTCAAAAGGAATTCATAAGGTTCCAATGGCAGAGTATGCTATAGCCATGCTTCTTCAAACAGCTAGAAAAACACGGTTATTGCTAGAAAATGAAAAAGCCCATGAATGGGACCGAGGGGTAAAGCCTGTAGAGATTACTGGGAAAACGATGTTGGTCGTTGGAACTGGGGCGATTGGACAAGAGGTAGCCAGACTTGCGCAGGCGTTTCGAATGTACACAATCGGCGTTTCGAACAGCGGAGCGGCCAAACAATATTTTGATAATGTGTATACGAAGGATGATTTTGAGGCGCAATTACCAGAAGCGGACTTTGTTATTTCTGTATTGCCTAGTACTCCGGAAACGAAAGACTTCTTTAAAAGAAAGCATTTTGAAATGATGAAACCGGAGGCTGTCTTCTTGAATATGGGCAGAGGAGATGCAGTTAACAATGATGTACTGCTAGATGTAATGGAAGAGAGAATCATTTATCATGCGATATTAGATGTGTTTGAAACAGAACCTTTACCTGGTGCGCATCCGTTTTGGGAGATGGGAAATGTGACGGTCACCCCTCACTCTTCTGGGATGTCGCCGCACTATCAGCCGAGAGCTATGTCTATATTTGAAGAGAACCTACATACCTTCCGCTCTGGAGGGGAAGATTTAATCAACTTAATTGATCCAAGAAAGGGGTATTAA
- a CDS encoding cob(I)yrinic acid a,c-diamide adenosyltransferase, translating into MKIYTRSGDKGDTSLIYGQRVPKNDARVDAYGTCDEANSMIGLALSYLRREDWPEKEVFCETMHRVQTILFHVGAELATPQGKEVKWQLTQGHIDELEKQIDDWDQELQPLQNFILPSGHEASATLHTARTIVRRAERSAVVVKDELNNPLVLTYLNRLSDFLFVAARFVNKMTGGKEIPLKADV; encoded by the coding sequence ATGAAGATCTATACACGTTCTGGAGATAAAGGAGATACATCCCTCATTTATGGACAACGCGTTCCTAAAAATGATGCTAGGGTGGATGCATATGGGACTTGTGATGAAGCGAATTCGATGATTGGTTTAGCGTTAAGTTATTTAAGGAGAGAGGACTGGCCTGAGAAAGAAGTGTTCTGTGAGACGATGCATCGTGTACAAACCATTTTGTTTCACGTAGGCGCAGAGCTAGCAACGCCGCAAGGGAAAGAAGTGAAGTGGCAACTAACTCAAGGCCACATCGATGAACTTGAAAAACAGATCGACGACTGGGACCAGGAGTTACAACCTTTGCAAAACTTTATACTGCCATCAGGACATGAAGCTTCAGCTACATTGCATACAGCTCGTACCATTGTAAGGAGAGCTGAAAGAAGTGCGGTCGTCGTTAAAGACGAATTAAATAATCCACTCGTTCTGACTTATTTAAACCGTTTATCAGATTTCTTATTTGTAGCGGCTCGTTTTGTAAACAAGATGACAGGCGGAAAAGAAATTCCTCTAAAAGCTGATGTGTAA
- the perR gene encoding peroxide-responsive transcriptional repressor PerR yields MTVSDHRLREALDTLKESGVRITPQRHAVLEFLIGSMSHPTADEIYKALENKFPNMSVATVYNNLRVFREIGLVRELTYGDSSSRFDCNTTEHYHAICDKCGKIVDFHYPSLDEVESLAEQVTGFEVSNHRMEVYGICEECKSQH; encoded by the coding sequence ATGACGGTGTCTGATCATCGACTTCGTGAGGCTCTGGACACATTGAAAGAATCTGGCGTCCGTATTACACCCCAACGTCATGCGGTGCTTGAGTTTCTCATTGGTTCCATGTCTCATCCAACCGCAGATGAAATTTATAAAGCACTAGAAAACAAATTTCCAAACATGAGCGTGGCGACAGTATACAACAACCTTCGTGTTTTCCGTGAAATTGGGTTGGTACGTGAACTGACTTATGGAGATTCCTCGAGCCGGTTTGATTGTAATACTACAGAACACTACCATGCTATTTGTGATAAGTGTGGAAAGATCGTTGATTTCCACTACCCATCTCTTGATGAAGTTGAATCACTAGCAGAACAGGTTACTGGTTTTGAAGTGAGTAACCACCGCATGGAAGTGTATGGGATTTGTGAGGAGTGCAAATCGCAGCACTAA
- a CDS encoding YgzB family protein, with protein MGVKYSNKINKIRTFALSLVFIGFGIMYVGLLFKETMWLMSIFMILGLLSVCLSTVVYFWIGMLSTKTIKVACPNCGKPTKLLGRVDACMHCNEPLTLDKDLEGKEFDERYNSKRYQKNTENQK; from the coding sequence TTGGGCGTTAAGTACTCGAACAAAATAAATAAGATTCGCACGTTTGCGCTTAGTTTAGTGTTTATTGGTTTTGGCATTATGTATGTTGGTCTTCTATTCAAAGAAACCATGTGGTTAATGAGCATCTTTATGATCCTTGGTCTTCTCTCTGTTTGTCTGAGCACAGTTGTCTACTTTTGGATCGGGATGCTATCCACCAAAACAATAAAAGTTGCTTGCCCGAATTGCGGCAAACCAACTAAACTTTTAGGGCGCGTTGATGCGTGCATGCACTGTAATGAGCCCTTAACTTTAGATAAAGATCTTGAAGGAAAAGAATTTGATGAACGGTACAACTCTAAAAGATATCAAAAAAATACAGAAAATCAAAAGTAA
- a CDS encoding nucleotidyltransferase-like protein, which yields MEDVLRPIYQERASQKNTLGILIIEKKKPISPVTDNFDVILLIIVRGAAQPWFVKHYEFGSKNAAMHIVDEKQLTNWIDTSSFRRAVEWVIEGRVIFDRNEYITSLKENLRNFPQEKRDLKKAIEFAKLIRTYGECKDLYETEQYMDAFSKMIHSLHYLARLSVIEKGFHPEVTVWNQVKRIEPEVYKLHQELSKSNETLDKRVQLMLLATEFAINSRTVNCAKHLIDVMGSKEEPWAYGELMVHPDIQPYALDLGAFLDYLVDKEVIEAVQVETKGKGLFHRTYRLREND from the coding sequence ATGGAAGATGTGTTACGTCCGATCTACCAGGAACGCGCCAGTCAAAAAAACACATTAGGAATTCTAATAATAGAAAAGAAAAAACCCATTAGCCCTGTCACGGATAACTTTGATGTCATTTTGTTGATTATTGTAAGGGGAGCAGCTCAGCCCTGGTTTGTAAAACATTATGAATTCGGAAGCAAGAACGCTGCTATGCATATTGTTGATGAAAAACAATTAACCAATTGGATTGACACCAGTTCGTTTCGACGTGCTGTAGAGTGGGTAATCGAGGGTCGTGTGATATTCGATCGTAACGAATATATTACGTCTTTAAAAGAAAACTTGCGTAACTTTCCGCAAGAAAAGCGAGATTTAAAGAAGGCTATTGAATTTGCCAAGCTAATCCGCACGTATGGCGAATGTAAAGATCTTTATGAAACAGAGCAGTATATGGATGCTTTCAGTAAAATGATTCATTCTCTTCATTACTTAGCTCGTCTTTCTGTCATTGAAAAAGGATTCCATCCTGAAGTTACCGTTTGGAATCAGGTAAAACGAATTGAACCTGAGGTGTACAAGCTCCATCAAGAGTTAAGTAAGAGTAATGAGACGCTTGATAAGCGAGTTCAACTTATGCTTTTGGCTACGGAGTTTGCCATTAATTCAAGAACCGTGAATTGTGCAAAGCATTTAATAGATGTAATGGGAAGTAAAGAAGAGCCTTGGGCCTATGGAGAATTAATGGTTCATCCGGACATCCAACCATATGCGCTAGATCTTGGCGCGTTCCTTGACTATCTTGTAGATAAGGAAGTTATCGAAGCTGTTCAGGTAGAAACCAAAGGGAAAGGGTTATTTCATAGAACATACAGGTTAAGGGAAAACGATTAA